A genomic segment from Acyrthosiphon pisum isolate AL4f chromosome A3, pea_aphid_22Mar2018_4r6ur, whole genome shotgun sequence encodes:
- the LOC100166483 gene encoding zinc finger RNA-binding protein, with amino-acid sequence MAANNYFGFTHSGTQYATATGYQPPPQAGYAVPPATYTTPRAAATAYDVASYQTAAATQSAYAKAAYNSAAYDTRQNAYAQQAYPTQPQYAPYQAVTTYTTGVVPKKQCQANAAAYATSSAMQQKVTYPIQSAAVTPNQTTNKATAVPGYEAVYSNTNFPTQNQNQIRPNNAQKRQNWFKKSTTGFSGGAKGGNRIGFASRSQEIHYCEVCRISCAGTQTYKEHLDGQKHKKREANSKLSTVNVNKPSNNPATKVFHCDLCDISCTGADSYAAHLRGSKHQKVHNLHTKLGKPIPPPSTETVVVTKSATPKVNFIAAGKLGTVVPKMEPNVSPVVTVKTETKSLPPVITPIITGETDVLLVGMEYIEEIKDETGKMVSFNCKLCECKFNDPNAKEMHMKGRRHRLSYKKKVDPSLIVELKPSWFEARRMQKDKQHDGPRVRDDRSNFWADRFMDMEDRYSWEDRRRYQEEVEYYDWYRSIGPRNMSMGPQPLFAPPSMIGPRPPPPHMMKFGIGMRPQIHNSMRRYDTVDDKHIMAKHSSLFPKQNSLKTLQKAISDTEKALKLAAEDLVKTVPEVVAPVPETEVSENTEVKKEQTKKATTAKEDGRDGSMFTFTTEKDDTKIIKKMTGSMRVGALSKGLLLVNENEVDLVIICSVPPTVSLLNSVVTILPEKLKIVAKDDTYTVNKNEEKAKLTVEIISDEEKYVVNVTLTSPSIREAILSAAEGESQQTEPVAIVPGEHVLDKTKCLEALAAIRHAKWFQARLAVIANGPLIIRILKDFIMREPKWHPFTSWMLELFVERVLTSAFPPNSLNAAAGLSPAESLRRFLESIASGALLPGATGIHLVDPCEKDPVDALAPLTVQQREDITLSAQNALRLLTFRQVNKVLGMEMLPIKQQRFTRKRRREGSTSEGNETEDVGENKKKDKKEDDSISQNQTNDPIDTADEISNGVVAKMETEKIDTK; translated from the exons ATGGCCGCCAACAATTATTTCGGGTTCACACACAGTGGCACCCAATACGC TACTGCAACTGGATATCAGCCTCCCCCACAAGCTGGATATGCTGTACCTCCGGCTACTTATACAACTCCACGAGCTGCCGCAACTGCATATGATGTAGCATCCTATCAAACAGCTGCTGCTACACAATCTGCttatg caaaaGCAGCTTACAATAGTGCTGCATATGACACAAGACAAAATGCTTATGCCCAACAAGCCTACCCCACTCAGCCACAATATGCACCATACCAA gcaGTTACTACGTACACAACTGGAGTTGTTCCAAAGAAACAATGTCAAGCTAATGCAGCTGCATATGCTACTAGTTCTGCTATGCAACAAAAAGTCACATATCCAATCCAGTCTGCAGCAGTTACCCCTAACCAGACTACAAATAAag caaCTGCTGTTCCAGGGTATGAAGCTGTCTACTCTAATACAAATTTTCCTAcccaaaaccaaaatcaaataCGACCTAATAATGCACAAAAGAGACAGAattggtttaaaaaaagtacTACTGGTTTTTCCGGAGGTGCTAAAGGTGGAAATAGGATAGGTTTTGCAAGTCGATCTCAGGAAATTCATTATTGCGAAGTCTGTCGTATTAGCTGTGCTGGAACTCAA ACTTATAAAGAACATCTTGATGGGCAAAAACATAAGAAACGTGAAGCTAATTCTAAGTTGTCCACTGTAAATGTTAACAAACCTTCAAATAATCCAGCCACAAAAGTTTTTCATTGTGATCTCTGCGATATTTCTTGTACAGGAGCTGATTCATATGCAGCACATTTAAGGGGTTCAAAGCACCAGAAA GTTCATAACCTGCATACAAAACTCGGTAAACCAATCCCACCACCTAGTACTGAAACTGTAGTTGTTACAAAATCTGCCACACCCAAAGTGAATTTTATTGCag CTGGAAAATTGGGGACAGTTGTTCCAAAAATGGAACCTAATGTTTCTCCTGTCGTTACTGTCAAAACTGAAACTAAAAGTCTACCTCCTGTAATTACTCCTATTATAACAGGGGAAACTGATGTTTTACTGGTTGGAATGGAATATATAGAAGAGATAAAAGACGAGACAG gtaaaatgGTGagtttcaactgtaaattatgtGAATGCAAGTTCAATGATCCCAATGCTAAAGAAATGCATATGAAGGGTCGAAGACATAGACTTTCTTACAAGAAAAAAGTGGATCCTAGTTTAATAGTAGAATTAAAGCCGAGTTGGTTTGAAGCTCGTAGAATGCAAAAAGACAAACAACATGACGGTCCTAGAGTAAGAGATGACag GTCTAACTTTTGGGCTGATCGTTTTATGGATATGGAAGATAGATATTCATGGGAAGATCGAAGACGCTATCAAGAAGAAGTTGAGTATTACGATTGGTATAGGTCTATTGGACCAAGAAATATGAGCATGGGACCACAACCTCTTTTTGCTCCACCATCAATGATTGGTCCTCGGCCACCTCCTCCTCATAtg ATGAAGTTTGGAATTGGAATGAGACCTCAAATCCATAACTCAATGCGTCGTTACGATACGGTTgatgataaacatattatggcTAAGCACTCCAGTCTTTTCCCGAAgcaaaattctttaaaaacttTACAAAAAGCTATTTCAGACACAGAAAAAGCACTGAAACTTGCTGCTGAAGATTTGGTGAAAACTG tTCCAGAAGTAGTTGCCCCAGTCCCAGAAACAGAAGTTTCAGAGAATACAGAAGTAAAAAAAGAACAAACAAAAAAGGCAACAACTGCAAAAGAAGATGGCCGTGATGGCTCAAT GTTTACTTTTACAACTGAAAAAGatgatactaaaataataaagaagatGACTGGTTCTATGCGTGTTGGAGCGCTTTCCAAAggattattattagttaatgaaAATGAGGTAGACTTGGTAATCATATGTTCAGTACCTCCGACCGTATCATTGTTAAATTCTGTTGTGACTATTTTACCAGAAAAGTTGAAG ATAGTTGCTAAGGATGATACATATACTGTgaataaaaatgaagaaaaagcAAAACTAACAGTTGAGATCATTTCAGATGaagaaaaatatgttgttaatgTCACTCTTACCTCACCTTCTATAAGAGAGGCTATTTTGAGTGCAGCTGAAGGGG AAAGCCAACAGACGGAACCAGTGGCCATTGTGCCTGGCGAACACGTTTTGGACAAGACAAAATGTTTGGAAGCATTGGCTGCCATCAGGCATGCCAAATGGTTTCAG gctAGATTGGCGGTAATTGCTAACGGACCTTTGATCATTCGTATTTTAAAAGACTTCATTATGCGAGAACCTAAATGGCATCCTTTCACCTCATGG ATGTTGGAACTGTTTGTTGAACGTGTTTTAACTAGTGCCTTTCCTCCTAATTCACTTAATGCTGCGGCTGGTTTGAGCCCTGCTGAATCATTGAGGCGTTTCTTAGAATCAATTGCAAGTGGTGCCCTATTGCCAGGGGCAACTGGTATTCATTTAGTTGACCCATGTGAAAAAGATCCTGTTGATGCTTTGGCACCACTTACAGTGCAACAACGAGAGGACATAACACTGTCGGCTCAG aatgcATTGCGATTGCTAACCTTCAGACAAGTGAATAAAGTACTTGGAATGGAAATGCTTCCTATAAAACAACAACGTTTTACACGCAAGCGACGTCGTGAAGGTTCAACTAGCGAAGGGAATGAAACAGAAgatg TTGGTGAAAATAAGAAGAAGGATAAAAAAGAAGATGACAGTATAAGTCAGAATCAGACAAATGATCCTATTGATACAGCTGATGAAATTTCAAATGGCGTAGTGGCTAAAATGGAAACTGAGAAGATTGATACTAAATAG
- the LOC100168545 gene encoding DNA-directed RNA polymerase III subunit RPC10 isoform X1, whose translation MSSKVVNESSMFYIDFCPNCSNILHLDEYLGEMRQKCQVCPYFSTIKNVMLASRSFYKLKEIDSVLGGKNAWENVDSIDVVCNSCNHGRAYFLQVQTRSADEPMTVFYKCCNCGHRWRE comes from the exons ATGAGCAGTAAGGTGGTAAACGAGAGTAGCATGTTCTACATTGACTTCTGTCCAAATTGCTCAAACATTCTTCACTTGGACGAGTATTTGGGAGAGATGAGACAGAAATGTCAAGTGTGTCCGTACTTCTCAACAATCAAAAACGTCATGCTTGCCTCCCGATCGTTTTACAAActaaaa gaaatagATTCAGTTCTGGGAGGAAAAAATGCCTGGGAAAATGTGGATTCAATTGATGTAGTTTGTAATTCATGCAATCATGGCAGAGCATACTTTTTACAAGTTCAAACTAGATCAGCAGATGAACCTATGACTGTTTTCTATAAATGCTGTAACTGTGGACATAGATGGCGAGAATAA